In Balearica regulorum gibbericeps isolate bBalReg1 chromosome 2, bBalReg1.pri, whole genome shotgun sequence, one DNA window encodes the following:
- the SKIDA1 gene encoding SKI/DACH domain-containing protein 1 has protein sequence MGDLKSGFEEVDGVRLGYLIIKGKQMFALSQVFTDLLKNIPRTTVHKRMDHLKVKKHHCDLEELRKLKAINSIAFHAAKCTLISREDVEALYTSCKTERVLKTKRRKISRALSTTDLRSELAPTDPFSGFWKENKLWLGLNDSPRPLLPIRRKALRPGDTALLPASHLPHIFSKYTGHSYPEIARAPCKPPVNYETAPAAGSCAPLRARRPPAARPPPAAAARPRLPAAGPPPLPARCRRRRHGAAAAAAAASALGPPGGARRSLATPRPCRPRGAPRLPLPLPRGFGPPPPAFPESGSSDSESSCCSGRAAHDSDCGSSLSSSSEGSSEEEDEEEEEDEEGSGASDSSEGSSEEEEEEEEEEEEEEEEEEDSTSDSDSSSVSSQVSVQSIRFRRTSFCSPPGVVHANFLYHLAAAAAPRPPAPAPAEPGGLPALRGAPGGVKPELPEEWGRPGWAPAAPALRCSGGLGSCFAEIRADRVSEITFPHSEFSNNAKSTDLTINCVAKGASSPSPKTNNAFPQQRILREARKCLQATTTHRADNNTIAARFLNNDFSSAAANSEKDSKIPHCIEFATDLPSLQTDPEEDAASPGAAAAAELQCTDTGNKALPFLHSIKIKIEDSSANDEYEPDLTTHKLKCECNDTKDEFYGVTESNNQDALLTAKEDSACTEKETTSLNPLTQSQVLSCTLGTPKPEDGEYKFGARVRKNYRTLVLGKRPVLQTPPVKPNLKSARSPRPTGKIETHEGTLDDFTVNNRRKRVASNVASAVKRPFNFMANFPCPPSLIIGNDGDLLPAYSLNTTKDSQPPHKAHPVWKWQLGGSAIPLPPSHKFRKFN, from the coding sequence ATGGGAGACCTGAAGTCGGGTTTTGAAGAGGTGGATGGCGTGAGGCTCGGCTACCTCATcattaaaggaaagcaaatgtttgcACTCTCCCAGGTTTTTACAGACCTGCTCAAAAACATCCCGCGAACTACCGTGCACAAGCGAATGGatcatttaaaagtaaaaaagcatCACTGCGACCTGGAGGAGTTGAGGAAACTCAAAGCCATCAACTCCATCGCTTTCCACGCCGCCAAATGTACCCTGATCTCCAGAGAGGACGTGGAAGCCCTTTACACATCCTGCAAAACCGAACGGGTCCTTAAGACGAAACGGAGGAAAATAAGCCGGGCGCTGTCAACCACCGACCTCCGGTCAGAGCTCGCACCCACCGACCCCTTCTCCGGCTTCTGGAAGGAGAACAAACTTTGGCTGGGTTTGAATGACTCTCCCCGGCCCCTGCTGCCCATCAGGAGGAAAGCTTTGCGTCCGGGGGATACAGCCTTGCTACCGGCCTCTCATCTACCTCACATTTTTAGTAAATACACTGGCCACAGCTACCCAGAAATCGCTCGGGCGCCTTGCAAACCCCCCGTAAACTATGAAACGGCGCCGGCGGCGGGCAGCTGCGCGCCCCTtcgcgcccgccgcccgcccgccgcccgccccccgcccgccgccgcggcgcgGCCGCGGCTCCCGGCCGCCGGgcccccgcccctgcccgcccgctgccgccgccgccgccacggggcggccgccgccgccgccgccgccagcgcGCTGGGCCCCCCCGGCGGCGCCCGCCGGTCCCTGGCCACGCCGCGGCCCTGCCGGCCCCGCGGCGCCCCGCGgctgccgctgccgctgccCCGCGGCTtcgggccgccgccgcccgccttCCCCGAGAGCGGCAGCAGCGACTCGGagtccagctgctgctctggccGCGCCGCCCACGACTCGGACTGCGGCTCCAGCCTCTCCAGCTCCAGCGAGGGCAGCtcggaggaggaggacgaggaggaggaggaggacgaggagggcAGCGGCGCCTCGGACTCCAGCGAGGGCAGctcggaggaggaggaggaggaggaagaggaggaggaagaggaggaggaggaggaggaggacagcacCTCGGACTCCGACTCCAGCTCGGTATCCAGCCAGGTCTCGGTGCAGAGCATCCGTTTCAGGCGCACCAGCTTCTGCAGCCCGCCCGGCGTGGTCCACGCCAACTTCTTGTACCATCTGGcggccgctgccgccccccggcccccggccccggccccggcggagCCCGGCGGGCTGCCCGCCCTCCGCGGCGCTCCCGGCGGAGTCAAGCCGGAGCTGCCGGAGGAGTGGGGCCGCCCCGGCTgggctcccgccgccccggcgcTGCGCTGCTCCGGCGGCCTGGGCAGCTGCTTCGCGGAGATAAGAGCTGATAGGGTATCCGAGATCACATTCCCACACTCTGAATTTTCCAATAACGCCAAGAGTACTGACCTAACAATTAACTGTGTTGCAAAGGGGGCCTCTTCACCTAGCCCAAAGACAAACAATGCATTTCCACAACAAAGAATACTCAGAGAGGCAAGGAAATGCCTTCAAGCAACTACTACACACCGTGCAGATAACAATACAATAGCTGCTAGGTTcttaaataatgatttttcatCAGCGGCGGCAAATTCAGAGAAAGATTCCAAAATCCCTCATTGTATTGAATTTGCCACGGATTTGCCCTCTTTACAAACTGATCCTGAGGAGGATGCTGCTTctccaggggcagcagcagcagctgagctccaGTGCACTGATACAGGCAATAAGGCATTGCCATTCCTGCACagcattaaaatcaaaatagagGACAGCAGTGCGAACGACGAGTATGAACCTGACCTTACAACACATAAGCTAAAGTGTGAGTGCAATGATACTAAGGATGAGTTTTATGGTGTGACTGAGAGTAATAACCAGGACGCTTTATTAACAGCCAAGGAAGATTCTGCATGCACTGAGAAAGAAACCACTTCCTTAAACCCGCTGACTCAGAGTCAGGTCCTCTCATGCACTTTAGGTACTCCAAAACCTGAGGATGGGGAGTATAAATTTGGAGCAAGGGTGAGAAAAAATTACAGGACACTGGTTTTGGGAAAGCGACCTGTACTGCAGACTCCTCCAGTCAAACCAAATTTGAAATCAGCTCGAAGCCCACGTCCTACAGGTAAAATCGAGACACATGAAGGAACACTGGATGATTTTACAGTTAACAATAGACGCAAAAGGGTAGCCAGCAATGTAGCATCAGCAGTGAAAAGGCCATTTAATTTCATGGCAAATTTTCCCTGTCCACCATCACTAATTATTGGCAATGATGGGGATTTGTTGCCAGCTTATTCCTTAAACACCACTAAGGATTCCCAACCACCTCACAAGGCCCATCCTGTATGGAAATGGCAGCTGGGCGGTTCTGCAATACCTCTTCCACCTAGCCACAAATTCAggaaatttaattaa